A single window of Oreochromis aureus strain Israel breed Guangdong linkage group 7, ZZ_aureus, whole genome shotgun sequence DNA harbors:
- the lrrc10 gene encoding leucine-rich repeat-containing protein 10, with product MWSNSLVAETVRKMGNAMRSILAFIPSERCQRFLVGDLKEMPLDRTLDLSSRQLRKLPVAACLFNELVKLYLSDNNLSSLPAEVQSLRKLQLLALDFNCFEELPLAICRLPQLSILYLGNNRLYHLPVELRELRELSTLWLETNCFTVFPKVVCELSNLKTLHLGYNQIRSLPKEFGRLHELRSIWLAGNQLPEFPPVLLEMHSLAVIDVDRNRIRHFPSLSHMQGLKLVIYDHNPCVNAPAVAEGVRRVGRWADSSDDEQEDDASKAASETTAEVVEVHPEEQQNIQG from the coding sequence ATGTGGAGTAACAGTCTTGTGGCAGAAACAGTAAGAAAAATGGGCAATGCCATGAGAAGTATTCTCGCCTTCATTCCTTCTGAGCGCTGCCAGCGCTTCTTAGTTGGGGACCTGAAGGAGATGCCACTAGATCGGACCCTGGACCTGAGCAGCCGACAGCTGCGAAAGCTGCCTGTTGCTGCCTGTCTCTTCAATGAGTTGGTGAAGCTTTACCTGAGTGACAACAACCTCAGCAGCTTACCGGCTGAAGTGCAGAGCCTGAGAAAGCTGCAGCTTCTGGCCCTCGACTTTAACTGCTTTGAGGAGCTCCCACTAGCCATATGCAGGTTGCCCCAGCTTAGTATTCTTTACTTGGGTAATAACAGGCTTTATCACCTCCCCGTAGAGCTGAGAGAGCTTAGGGAACTTAGCACTCTGTGGCTGGAGACTAATTGCTTCACCGTTTTCCCTAAGGTTGTGTGTGAGCTCTCAAATCTAAAGACCCTGCACCTCGGATATAACCAGATACGGAGTTTACCCAAAGAATTTGGACGGCTGCACGAGCTGCGAAGTATCTGGCTTGCTGGGAACCAACTGCCAGAGTTCCCACCAGTGTTGCTTGAAATGCACTCTCTGGCTGTCATTGATGTAGATCGGAACAGAATACGCCATTTCCCTAGCCTTTCTCACATGCAGGGGTTAAAACTTGTAATCTATGACCACAACCCCTGTGTTAATGCCCCAGCAGTGGCTGAGGGAGTCAGAAGGGTTGGGCGCTGGGCTGATAGCTCAGATGacgagcaggaagatgatgctTCAAAAGCAGCAAGTGAGACTACAGCTGAGGTTGTGGAAGTCCATCCTGAAGAGCAACAGAACATTCAAGGTTAA